The genomic segment TTGACGATTTCTGGACTAGTATAATTCATGAATATAAGGATCAGAAAATCAAGTCTGTGACTCGTGCAGATGTTGACCTGGAAAAATTCTCTTCAGAAGAAGATAAGAAAGATGAAGAGAATAAATCAGATGATGAAAAGACCGAAGAAAATACGGATTCTATAATACAGTATTTCACTAAAATTCTCGGTGATTCAGTGAAAAGCGTAAAAATTTCCAAAAAATTGACTGACAGTCCCGTGTGTCTAGCAGTTGATGAAGGTGCTATGGATCTTAGAATGGAGCGTTTTTTGCGTGAACAAAAGCAGCTAAATTACCGCACACCAAAGGTGCTTGAAATCAACACTAAGCATCCTGTAATAAAAAGTATAATGAAATCTCACGCTGAGAATGGCGAAACCCCAACGTTGGAGGATATGATCCACCTATTATTCTATCAAGCTTGTATAGTGGAAGGCGAAGAGATGGATGATGCAAGTCTATTTGCTAAAAAATTAAACAACTTACTTGGCAAAGTTGTCATTTAGTGTTATACTTGATTAGTTATTAATAGGAACAAGACATGACTAATCAAACTGATTCTCTAGATTTAGGTACTACAAGCTTGTCAAGCAACAACTCAAGCTGGGTTGATTTGGATACAGAAAAGAATCAGGAAACCTCTAGCACAGCAACTACGTTAGAATTTCAGCTAACACAATCTTTGCTCAGTCAAGTAAAGGCAGGTGAGGATAATAAAGATGCAAATTCTGGCAAGCAAGCCTATAAAGACCTACCTAGGATGAGTTTTGTAATCAATGGTCAAACTATAGATAACAATTTCGTTAACCAATTGTGTACTGAGTACGATCAAAATGATAAACGCCAGGCTGCAAAACATGTTTTTATAAAAATGTTCGAGCATGCTAAAGCAGAAGTTCCAAATCATCATATATTGGAAGAGTTAATTACTGATTGCAATCAAGCCGGGTATGAGTTTGCAATGTACGGGCATATTCAGCCTATATTTAATCGATATGATCTAACACCAACAATTCCTAAAAAAACAATAAGTCTTTGTTGTAATAGTGCAAATTCTGTAAGTGTTGAGTATAGTGATGTTATAGTTGTAAAAAATCCAGATCAACTAGAACAATATGAATCTGGTAGTAAGCTAGAATTCGCACTTAAATTTCAAAATGGTAAAGTGGAGTATGAAAACGGTAAAGCAACACTTACCATTCCTGAGCAGCTGAAGGCTTACAAAGCTGATGGCAGAAGTTTGTTAGGTGACATAAATAAGCATTTTGAAGATTCATTTAATAGTAGTAAAACAACAAACAAGGCAGTTACTGATCCAGGCATTTTGGATAATATTGCGAATGCATTTGTAGGTGCTGCAGAAATTGTTACAGGTACAATAACGGAGTTATTGTGGCCTCAAGATCAAATTAATGTAGAGCCAGGACAAAATGAGGAGGAATTTACTATCATCTGGGAAAATTTAACCTTTGATGAATTAGTAGGTGCTATAAATAAAGCAAAAAATCATGGTGATTATAAGGATTTAGACGAAGTTGTAAATAATATAAGAGAAGGTAAGGAAAGTGACAGATTTATCACTGATTTGAATCATGATAATTTTGGAAAGTTTTGTTCACAACAACTTAATTTGACTGATCACATGTACAATGTGCTGTTAAACAATAGGTATGATGGGAATTATAGTTATTCAGTAAGAGAGCTTGCACTGCTCGCCATTGCGGCTAATGATACGCTTGTAGAAGAGTATGCAAAGACGCATAAAGATATATTATTCACGCAAGATGAAGATTTGGACAGGCTACTCATTGGTGTTGGTGGGCAACACTATATTAAATTTTTGTTAGAACATTTAGAAAAAAAACTAGATCCTATTCTACCTTGGCATGGTATATGTGAAAAACTTGAAAGAGCGTTATCTATTAATAACCAAGAATGCATAGAAGCAGTACTAGATAAGTTTAGCAATATTGAGTTCACAAGCCGTGTTCCTGATTACTCATCAAAACTTCTTCACTATGCTATACAACAAGATTTTAAAGATGTAGCAAAGATTATTATTGATCATAAAGTTGTTGATATTAATAGTATAGACAATTTAGGGAATGCACCTTTGCACTATGCTGTAGCACGCAATAATTTGAAACTAATAGACTTGCTTATTAAAAATGGTGCTGAGGTTGATATTAAAGATGAGAGATATGGCAGGACAGCTTTAAATTGGGCTGCCTACCATAGTAAGTTTGAAATAGTAAAACTGCTTGTGAAAGCAGGTGCTGATTGGAACACTAAGGATAAAGATGGCAAAACAGCTTTAGATTTGATAGGAACAAGGCCAAAATTAAGTCAGGAAAGAGATACACTACCTACTAGTGAATCAGAAACCACAAAATTCCTTAAAGATCTAGATGGTACAACGCCTTTGCATTATGCTGTTGAAAAGAATAATTTCGATACGGCTGAGAAATTTCTTGCAAAAGGTGTTAATGTTGATGTGAAAAACAGCGATAATTGGACACCTTTAAGTAGAGCTATTGTAAGTAATAACTTGAGGTTTGTGAAACTTTTGCTTGATCATGGTGCTGATACTAACATCGAAATCCAAGATGGTCACAATACTCACTTATCTTGGGCTATCAATAGGAATGGAACATGCAAGAGTGATCAGACACGGGAAATAATTGAGTTACTTCTTGATAAGAATGCCAATATTGGTGAGCGCGAGCTTAAAGAAGCTATTACAGCAGCTAATTTTGAAATAGTAAAACTTCTTGTGAATAAAGGTGCTGTTATAACTCAAGAAATCGTACAATACGCAGATAAGACTTGTAAGGACTGTAAAGAAGGCAGATCTCATATAAGTAAGTATCCAGATGGATTAGAAGGTGAAAAGCAAACTCGTGCAAAAATACTAGGTTTTCTTGAGGGTAAATTTAAAAAAGATCCAGAACCCAAAAGTACTGACAGTCAACAGTCACAAAAAAATGTGGACAATGGAAAAAATATTATGAATAATAGAGAGCTTTCAACAAAGCAGCCTATTAGCGTTAATTATAAGGGAGGTGGAATGTACGATAGCGGTCAAAATACAAAAAGCCTAGAAGACAAATTGTCTGATGCCATCCAGCATATTGATTTAAATCAAGTAAAGTACTTGATACAAAAGAAAGACATAATTGTAAACAAATCTATTGTGAGTAAAGCCAATCAAAGGCTTGTAGATTTTGAGCAAGGCAGTGTTGCTGGAAAGGGTAAGAAAAATTCTAGGAAAAAACAAATAAAGAATCTCAAAGAGATTATAAAACTTCTTGAAGAAAAGGTCCCTAACATTAACGCTAACACTGTTGCATCATCAATAGGTGGTAAAGATGTTGGTGCACAAGCTCCTGTTCAACCGGTAGGTCTTGAAGGAAGTGAAGGTGCACAAGCGGGTTCACCACCGCCTTCGCCAAATAGTTCTGCAAGCGGTGGTAGTGGCAGTTCTTTCAGTGTGGTCAGTCCGTCAGGTAGTAGTAATGATAATGGGTATGTTAAAGTTTTTCCTGAGGATGTAGCTGAGGAGGACCCTACTTCAAAAGGTAGTAGTCCGCAAGGCACACAGCCGGAAATTCCAGTACCACCTGGCGTTTCTCCAAATGTTGGTGATATACCTGCAGCTGAAGAGCCTATAGTAACTACAGCAAATATTGGAGATGGAGGTGATCAACAAAATTCATTGCAACCTTTATCACCGTTTATCCCTTCATTCCCACCTTCACTAATGCCTGTGAGTGATGATAAGCGTACAGGAACTTTTTCAATTGCTAGTGAAGACCCTTCTGTTGATGATTGTTTTTCAATTGCTAGTGAAGACTCTTCAATTTTGGATGTGACCGATGAGGAAGAACCTTTATCTGACAAACGAGAGGATGATGCTCAAGACGCCAGCAAGCAACCTAGCACTCCAGGTAAAAACGATTCTGCTCCACAAAACACAAAAGGTAGCAATCTGTATATTATAGCTGCTTCTGTGTTGGCAATAGCTGGGGTTGCTTTAGGAATAGCTATTGCAGTTCACTTGGAAATGTTGGCAGTAGGGATAGCAGTTGGTGCTTGTTGTTTGATTGCAGCCGCAGCTATATACTATTGTGCACCTCAAAGTTCAGTTGAGGGCAGTAAGGTCGAAGGTGTTGTACCTGGTGGGAAAGAACGTTCTGCGTCATGAATAAATATAGTAGTCTATCATTGAATAATTTATTATAATTATATTAGTTATTAATAGATAAAAAAATTTGGTAGACTACGAAGAAATATTCTTAAAAAAAATCAAAGATATAAAGGAAGAAGGGCGTTATCGCGAATTTACGCACTTTGCGTCGTTACCAGGTAGGCTTCCTTACATTATGGACTATGAAAGAAGTAGAGAAGTCATAGTTTGGTGCAGTAATAACTATTTGGGAATGTCACAAAACGAGAGTGTTATTGCTGCTATTCAAAATTCATCAGTTGGTGCAGGGGGAACAAGAAATATATCTGGTACAACAAAAGAAGTTGTTGAATTAGAAAAATCTTTAGCTGATTTACACAAAAAGGAAGCGGCTTTAACTTTCGCTTGTGGTTACCTTGCCAACCAGACAACACTTAGCACTTTATTGTCCGTTATTCCCAACGTAGTAATTTTTTCAGATGAGAAAAACCACTCTTCTATGATAGAAGGCATAAAGTCAGGAAAAAGACCTAAACATATATTTAGACATAATGACATTGGTCATTTAGAACAATTGTTAGAGTCTGTAGAAACAAGAACGCCAAAGATAATAGCACTTGAATCCGTATATTCAATGGATGGTGATGTAGCTCCACTCGAAGCAATATGTAATCTTGCAGATCAATATAATGCAATTACCTATTTGGATGAGGTACACGCAGTTGGCATGTATGGCCCGCGTGGTGGTGGAATTGCAGAAAGAGAAAGTCTGATGGATAGGGTGACCGTTATTCAAGGCACATTATCAAAAGCCTTCGGAGTAATGGGTGGATATATAGCGTCTTCAAAGAGCTTAGTAGATGTAATAAGAAGTTCTGCCCCAGGATTTATTTTTACCACTGCTATGTCCCCTGTTTTAGCAGCAGCAGCAAAGGCAAGTGTTGAGTACTTAAAATCGAGCAGCATTGAAAGAGAGAAGCAAAAACAAGTTGTTGAGAAAGTAAAAAACTCACTGAGAAACGCGGAAATTAATTTCATTCCAACGGAAACTCATATAATTCCAATAATAATTGGCGATCCAGAGTTATCCAAAAGGGCATCAAAGTTATTATTTGATGAGCATGGAATATATGTTCAACATATAAATTACCCGACAGTTCCAAGGGGAACTGAGCGTTTACGCATTACCCCTACACCTTATCATACCGATGAAATGATAGAACATTTAACGGAGTCTCTTGTAACAGTTTTTGAAAAGTTGTCTATTCCTACAGCTTGCTTATGTTAGCTTAATATTTCCAGCAATAATCAATCCGTTATCTTCCATTAGCCTTCCAGTGCTTTCTTGTAGGAAAAGTCTACCGAGCAAGGTTTTATATTGGTTAACTTCAGAGTAAACTATTCCACCATACCTTCCTGCAGCAAGGTATGCAAAACCTAAAACTGTTGAACCAATGGAACGCACATTACTGTTGCCAGGTAGTAATTTATTTAACAAATTGCCACTTACATCTACCAAACCTTCCCCACGACTTTTCATTCGCATTTTTATACAACGAGATCTAAAATCTTCAAGAAAAGCACCTTTTTTTTCTTCTGCCCAAAAAGTCTCTCTAAGAGCTGGAGCATCAATTACAGCTGCCACAACTTTGTTTTTATGAATGAGACAAACTGATACTGCAAAATAAACCATACAACTAGAAAAATTCTCCCTGCCCTCTATAGGCATAATGAACCAAGCGTAACCTTCATTTTTTATTTTTTGATCAGTATCGTCTTCAAAAATAAAATCATAGTCTTGTCTGTAATCGTGTAAGCAATTGTATATAGTTTGCTTGGATTTTGAGTAAGTTTTGTTGACAAAGTCTGCTGATTTAATACTGGAAATTTGTAATTCATTAAAATCACGCATAAGCTGCTTGGAAGCACTGCGTACAGAGTCAAGCATCACATTAATACGTGGTGATAAGATGGACATTCTTCCTTTTACTCTTTCACCCTTTCGTAATAGCTGTCATCAGGAGTATATACTATGATTTTATCCTCTTCTTTTATAAATTGAGGTACATTAACACGTATTCCGTTTTCCAAAATCGCTGGCTTATAAGAAGCAGTGGCAGTTTGCCCTTTAATAACAGACTCTGTTTCCTTTATAGTCAACATGACATAATCAGGCACATGTGCAGATATTATTTTGTCTTGATAAGTTACTATTTTAACTTTCATATTATCCTGTAAATAAATCTTTTTTTCTCCCAATAAGTCCAAATTTATGGTGATCTGCTCGTAATTACTTGGATGCATAAGATTCACGATACTTCCTTCAGTAAAGAGATAAACATATTCCTCTTCATCTAAGATTGCTCTTTTGACCGTTGCATCAGAACGGAATCTTTCATAATATTTTGCCCCAGTCTTGATGTTTTTCATTTCAGCTTGTATGTATGCACCGCCTTTGCCAGGCTGAGTGTGCATAATACTCACAACTAAAAACAACCCGCCATTATGTTCTAACACTTGACCCGGCCTGATATCATTAGCTTTTTCTGCCATAATTACATTTTCAGTTTGACCTTATAATTATAAATGGCTTTTGTACAAACATCAAAGTCTTTATTAATCAATAAATTCCGGCATATTGAGTATTATATACCCTTCCTTCATGTTTATATGCGGAAATATTTCTTTGCTAAAAGACAGCATAATATTCTTTTTTGTACTGATAACCGAGATTTCTAATATATCCCCTGAACCGAAATTATATATAGATTTTATATAGCCATATAATTTATTATCCTCTAGCCTTACTTCCATGCCCACAAGGTCACTTTGATAAAATTCGTCCTCATCATTTAGCTCCGGTAACTTATTTCTCTCTATGTACAATTTCTTATTTCTTAAAAGCTCTGCTTGATTACGAGAATTTACTCCACCTATTGTAGCTATTACTAAATTGTCACCTATAATGGATACCAAGTCTACCTTATAATTCTCACCACCACTTATCAGTTCACCATATAAAGAGATATTTTCAGGTTTTTCAGTGAAAGTTTTTATTTTAACCGCTCCTTTAATTCCGTGAGGAGAGGTAATAATCCCCAAGCATACCAAATTGTTATCCATACTAATGTAAATCAGAAGAGTTCTCAGATAAATATCGAGTCAGAATATCAATGCCTTCATCAATCTCTTTTTCAGTGATGATTAATGGAGGTAAAATTCTTACAACGTTATCTGATGTTACTCCAACAGTGAGTAAACCACGGTAACTTAGTTCTTCTGCAAATTTTTGATTATCTGCTTTCACTTTTATTCCAAGCATTAAACCCTTTCCTCTCACTTCTTCTATCATTGAAAATTTACTTGCTAGATCCTCTAATCTATTTTTCAAATACTTACCTCTAATTTCAACATTTTCCAAAAAGCCAGGCCTTAGCAGTTCTTTAAGCACAATATTACCTATTGAGGTTGCAAGTGGATTGCCACCAAAGGTGGAACCGTGCATACCGACCGTCATATACTTAGCAGCCTTTTCAGTTGCGATACAAACTCCTAGCGGAAAACCTCCTCCTATTCCTTTTGCAAGAGCGCATATATCAGGTTTTACTCCTATATGTTCGTAGGCAAACAACTTTCCTGTTCTACCAGCACCACATTGTATACAATCAAAAAATAGCAATATGTCATTTTCATCACACAGCTTTCTTAATTCTTTTATAAAGGTTTCATTCATTATTTTGATGCCACCCTGCCCTTGTATTGGTTCTATTAATATAACACCTATGCCACTAGAAATTGCTTTCTTTACGCTCTCAATATTAGACTCAATGTTGTCACACCAGTCAATCTGGGGATTCAGTAACTCAGAAAACTTCTGTTTATCATTTGCAGCACAAGTTAAAAAAGTTCTTCCATGAA from the Candidatus Wolbachia massiliensis genome contains:
- the hemA gene encoding 5-aminolevulinate synthase, whose product is MVDYEEIFLKKIKDIKEEGRYREFTHFASLPGRLPYIMDYERSREVIVWCSNNYLGMSQNESVIAAIQNSSVGAGGTRNISGTTKEVVELEKSLADLHKKEAALTFACGYLANQTTLSTLLSVIPNVVIFSDEKNHSSMIEGIKSGKRPKHIFRHNDIGHLEQLLESVETRTPKIIALESVYSMDGDVAPLEAICNLADQYNAITYLDEVHAVGMYGPRGGGIAERESLMDRVTVIQGTLSKAFGVMGGYIASSKSLVDVIRSSAPGFIFTTAMSPVLAAAAKASVEYLKSSSIEREKQKQVVEKVKNSLRNAEINFIPTETHIIPIIIGDPELSKRASKLLFDEHGIYVQHINYPTVPRGTERLRITPTPYHTDEMIEHLTESLVTVFEKLSIPTACLC
- a CDS encoding inositol monophosphatase family protein produces the protein MSILSPRINVMLDSVRSASKQLMRDFNELQISSIKSADFVNKTYSKSKQTIYNCLHDYRQDYDFIFEDDTDQKIKNEGYAWFIMPIEGRENFSSCMVYFAVSVCLIHKNKVVAAVIDAPALRETFWAEEKKGAFLEDFRSRCIKMRMKSRGEGLVDVSGNLLNKLLPGNSNVRSIGSTVLGFAYLAAGRYGGIVYSEVNQYKTLLGRLFLQESTGRLMEDNGLIIAGNIKLT
- the rimM gene encoding ribosome maturation factor RimM (Essential for efficient processing of 16S rRNA) produces the protein MDNNLVCLGIITSPHGIKGAVKIKTFTEKPENISLYGELISGGENYKVDLVSIIGDNLVIATIGGVNSRNQAELLRNKKLYIERNKLPELNDEDEFYQSDLVGMEVRLEDNKLYGYIKSIYNFGSGDILEISVISTKKNIMLSFSKEIFPHINMKEGYIILNMPEFID
- a CDS encoding ankyrin repeat domain-containing protein, whose protein sequence is MTNQTDSLDLGTTSLSSNNSSWVDLDTEKNQETSSTATTLEFQLTQSLLSQVKAGEDNKDANSGKQAYKDLPRMSFVINGQTIDNNFVNQLCTEYDQNDKRQAAKHVFIKMFEHAKAEVPNHHILEELITDCNQAGYEFAMYGHIQPIFNRYDLTPTIPKKTISLCCNSANSVSVEYSDVIVVKNPDQLEQYESGSKLEFALKFQNGKVEYENGKATLTIPEQLKAYKADGRSLLGDINKHFEDSFNSSKTTNKAVTDPGILDNIANAFVGAAEIVTGTITELLWPQDQINVEPGQNEEEFTIIWENLTFDELVGAINKAKNHGDYKDLDEVVNNIREGKESDRFITDLNHDNFGKFCSQQLNLTDHMYNVLLNNRYDGNYSYSVRELALLAIAANDTLVEEYAKTHKDILFTQDEDLDRLLIGVGGQHYIKFLLEHLEKKLDPILPWHGICEKLERALSINNQECIEAVLDKFSNIEFTSRVPDYSSKLLHYAIQQDFKDVAKIIIDHKVVDINSIDNLGNAPLHYAVARNNLKLIDLLIKNGAEVDIKDERYGRTALNWAAYHSKFEIVKLLVKAGADWNTKDKDGKTALDLIGTRPKLSQERDTLPTSESETTKFLKDLDGTTPLHYAVEKNNFDTAEKFLAKGVNVDVKNSDNWTPLSRAIVSNNLRFVKLLLDHGADTNIEIQDGHNTHLSWAINRNGTCKSDQTREIIELLLDKNANIGERELKEAITAANFEIVKLLVNKGAVITQEIVQYADKTCKDCKEGRSHISKYPDGLEGEKQTRAKILGFLEGKFKKDPEPKSTDSQQSQKNVDNGKNIMNNRELSTKQPISVNYKGGGMYDSGQNTKSLEDKLSDAIQHIDLNQVKYLIQKKDIIVNKSIVSKANQRLVDFEQGSVAGKGKKNSRKKQIKNLKEIIKLLEEKVPNINANTVASSIGGKDVGAQAPVQPVGLEGSEGAQAGSPPPSPNSSASGGSGSSFSVVSPSGSSNDNGYVKVFPEDVAEEDPTSKGSSPQGTQPEIPVPPGVSPNVGDIPAAEEPIVTTANIGDGGDQQNSLQPLSPFIPSFPPSLMPVSDDKRTGTFSIASEDPSVDDCFSIASEDSSILDVTDEEEPLSDKREDDAQDASKQPSTPGKNDSAPQNTKGSNLYIIAASVLAIAGVALGIAIAVHLEMLAVGIAVGACCLIAAAAIYYCAPQSSVEGSKVEGVVPGGKERSAS
- the efp gene encoding elongation factor P, giving the protein MAEKANDIRPGQVLEHNGGLFLVVSIMHTQPGKGGAYIQAEMKNIKTGAKYYERFRSDATVKRAILDEEEYVYLFTEGSIVNLMHPSNYEQITINLDLLGEKKIYLQDNMKVKIVTYQDKIISAHVPDYVMLTIKETESVIKGQTATASYKPAILENGIRVNVPQFIKEEDKIIVYTPDDSYYERVKE
- a CDS encoding aspartate aminotransferase family protein; the protein is MTISSILPVYSPININFSYGKGICLYDIDGKRYIDFHSGIAVSSLGHANSQLISALKLQGEKLWHISNTYNIPTANNFAEKLINNSFADTVFFANSGSEAVECGLKIARAYQNGRGNKNRYRILTFHGAFHGRTFLTCAANDKQKFSELLNPQIDWCDNIESNIESVKKAISSGIGVILIEPIQGQGGIKIMNETFIKELRKLCDENDILLFFDCIQCGAGRTGKLFAYEHIGVKPDICALAKGIGGGFPLGVCIATEKAAKYMTVGMHGSTFGGNPLATSIGNIVLKELLRPGFLENVEIRGKYLKNRLEDLASKFSMIEEVRGKGLMLGIKVKADNQKFAEELSYRGLLTVGVTSDNVVRILPPLIITEKEIDEGIDILTRYLSENSSDLH